From one Trifolium pratense cultivar HEN17-A07 linkage group LG1, ARS_RC_1.1, whole genome shotgun sequence genomic stretch:
- the LOC123924603 gene encoding basic helix-loop-helix protein A-like: MNNMASHEPPIGSSKLQNMLQAAVQSVQWTYSLFWQLCPQQMILVWGDGYYNGAIKTRKTVQPMEVSAEEASLQRSQQLRELYESLSAGETNPPTRRPCASLSPEDLTESEWFYLMCVSFSFPPGVGLPGKAYTRRQHVWLTGANEVDSKTFSRAILAKSANIQTVVCIPVLDGVVEFGTVEKIQEDLNFIKHVKSFFVDNHSMPPKPALSEHSTSNPTSSTDHIPIIMYTVADPPMTNPNQDDMDEDEEEEEEDDEEEDEVESGSDNEIGGRNRRATSMTPIVEPSELMQIEMPDDIRVGSPNDGSNNLDSDFHLLAVSNQGNPSGQVDSYKTMSTRRWGPIEDSVQVQPPSSVLHHPLEDLTQEDTHYSQTVSTILQNQSTRWINSPSINYITYSTQSSFTNWTNHNFHALPPDSNTSQWLLKYILFTVPFLHTKNHDETSPQTNDTSGGLNNDPSARLRGKGGPQDELSANHVLAERRRREKLNERFIILRSLVPFVTKMDKASILGDTIEYLKQLRRKIQDLETRNRQIESERSGGTVLVGPTEKKKVRIVEGCSGANRAKAVEVVEKEVVASVQVSIIESDALLEIECLHREGLLLDVMQMLRELRIEVIGVQSSLNNGVFVAELRAKVKENEANGKKVSIVEVKRALNQLIPHNI, encoded by the exons ATGAACAATATGGCTTCTCATGAACCTCCAATAGGTAGTAGTAAGCTTCAAAATATGTTGCAAGCTGCAGTGCAATCTGTTCAATGGACTTATAGCCTCTTCTGGCAACTTTGTCCACAACAAAT GATTCTTGTATGGGGTGATGGATATTACAATGGAGCAATTAAGACAAGGAAGACAGTGCAACCAATGGAGGTAAGTGCAGAGGAAGCATCTCTACAAAGAAGCCAACAACTAAGAGAACTGTATGAATCATTATCTGCCGGAGAAACAAATCCGCCAACTCGTCGGCCTTGTGCTTCCTTGTCGCCAGAGGACCTAACAGAATCTGAATGGTTCTACTTGATGTGtgtctctttctcttttcctccTGGTGTCGG gTTGCCGGGAAAGGCATACACGAGAAGGCAGCATGTGTGGCTCACGGGTGCAAACGAAGTGGACAGCAAAACATTTTCAAGAGCTATTTTAGCCAAG AGTGCTAATATACAG actGTGGTATGCATTCCTGTATTAGACGGCGTTGTTGAGTTCGGCACTGTAGAAAAG ATTCAAGAAGACCTTAATTTCATCAAACACGTGAAGAGCTTCTTTGTAGACAATCATTCTATGCCGCCAAAGCCAGCATTATCAGAACACTCAACCTCTAACCCAACTTCTTCAACTGATCACATTCCCATCATCATGTACACCGTGGCAGACCCACCCATGACAAATCCTAACCAAGATGACATGGATGAAGAcgaggaagaggaagaagaagatgatgaagaagaagatgaagttgaaTCAGGATCCGACAATGAAATAGGAGGTCGTAATCGACGTGCAACTTCAATGACACCGATTGTGGAGCCGAGTGAGCTTATGCAGATTGAAATGCCCGACGATATTCGAGTCGGATCACCAAACGATGGTTCGAATAATTTGGACTCAGATTTTCATTTGCTAGCAGTGAGTAACCAAGGAAACCCATCAGGTCAAGTTGACTCTTACAAAACTATGTCGACACGGAGGTGGGGTCCAATTGAAGACTCGGTACAAGTTCAACCGCCATCTTCAG TGCTTCATCATCCATTAGAAGACTTAACACAAGAAGACACACACTACTCTCAAACAGTATCAACCATTCTCCAAAACCAATCAACAAGATGGATCAATTCACCTTCTATCAACTACATTACTTACTCAACCCAATCATCTTTCACCAACTGGACCAATCACAACTTCCACGCGCTGCCGCCGGACTCCAACACCTCGCAATGGCTCCTCAAATACATCCTCTTCACAGTCCCATTCCTTCACACCAAAAACCACGACGAAACCTCCCCCCAAACCAATGACACTTCCGGAGGACTCAACAATGATCCCTCCGCTCGGCTACGCGGTAAAGGAGGACCGCAAGACGAGCTCAGCGCGAACCATGTTCTCGCTGAGCGAAGACGGAGAGAGAAACTCAATGAGAGGTTCATTATTTTACGATCATTGGTTCCCTTCGTTACGAAGATGGATAAAGCTTCTATATTAGGTGATACGATCGAGTACTTGAAACAGCTCCGGAGAAAGATTCAAGATCTCGAGACGCGTAACCGTCAGATAGAATCTGAGAGGAGTGGCGGAACCGTTTTGGTTGGTCCCACTGAGAAGAAAAAAGTGAGGATTGTGGAAGGGTGTAGTGGGGCTAATAGAGCGAAAGCGGTTGAGGTTGTTGAGAAGGAGGTTGTTGCGTCGGTTCAAGTTTCGATTATTGAGAGTGATGCTTTGTTGGAGATAGAATGTTTACACAGAGAAGGTTTGTTGTTGGATGTTATGCAGATGTTGAGGGAGTTGAGGATTGAGGTTATTGGGGTTCAGTCTTCGCTTAACAATGGTGTTTTTGTCGCGGAATTGAGGGCTAAGGTGAAGGAAAATGAAGCAAATGGGAAGAAAGTTAGTATTGTGGAAGTTAAGAGAGCACTTAACCAACTTATACCTCATAACATTTAG